In Setaria italica strain Yugu1 chromosome I, Setaria_italica_v2.0, whole genome shotgun sequence, the genomic window CCCTCGTCTAGCTGCCCGAGGCTCACGATGTTCGTCGTGAGCCGTGGAATGTAGTAGACGTTCATCAGGCGTTGGTGCTCACCGGTCTTCGCCTCGAAGAGAATGGTCCTGCGGCCCTCAATGGCAACCACGGATCCATCCGCGAAACGCACCATCCCCTGAATCCTGGTGTTGAGCTCGGTGAAGGCCTCGCGCGCGCCCATCATGTGATTGGTGGCCCCGATATTGAAATACCAGAGCCCACCGTCTCGAGCTCCATCGCCGTCGAGTTGCGCCAACACCTTTTCTTCCACCAGATGCACAATGGCGGGCGGCGTATCTGCCTCAACGTTGACCGCCACTGTGGTGAGGAAGAGGGCCGGTCCATCCTCGTCCTCACCCTGGGCCACATGGGCCTCAGCCTTCTTCTACTTCATGGGGCACTCACGGGCCCAATGCCCTGTCTTCTTGAAGCGGCGACATTGGTCCGGCCCAACGTCTCCTCCGGAATTTGACGGTGGCCTTGATCCACTGTCCTTCCTCCTGGCGCTTGTTCCACGCCATCCCCACCCGCGCCCACGTCCGCGCTTGCTTTGGTAGCTGCTGCTCCCACTGCTGGTACCTTCGCCTTGCTCCATCTGCCGCATCCGCGCCATCCACTGCTCCTGGGTCAGGTACAGCTTCCCATCGGCACGCGGTGGCAGCGGTGCGTCGTCCTTGGCCGCCCGATCCTCGACGGCGCGCAGGCGCCTACTCGCGTCCTCCAGGGTCACCGTGGCGAGGTCCGTCATCACTTCAATGGCGACGGCCACCTGGGACAAGTGCTTGAGGACGACGTGCAGGAGCTTCTCAACCACCCTCTGGGGCTCAACCTCCTCCCCGACGGTCTCCAGGGTGGCGACTAGGTCCTGGAGGCGCATCGTGAAGTCATCGACGCCCTCACCGTCGTTGAAGCGGATGGTCTCGAATTCCCGGCACAAGCGCTGTGCCTTTGTCTTCTACACCGCGTTGCTGCCAACTCTTCGATCCTTGATCACCTGCCACGCCTCCTTCGCCACCAGTGAAGACACCATCTCCTGCGGCACAGCGCTCGTAATAGCATCGAGCGCCATGCGATCTTCTTGCAACGGGACGCCGCCGGGCTCGATCGCCTCCCATAGGTTCCTAGCCTGCATCTTCAACTTCATCAGTAGTGACCACTGCGTGTAGTTGCTCCTCGTGAGCATCGGCCAGTTGGCCGGCCCGCCGATCTCTTGGACGACTCGAACGCCCTCCTCACTTCCGCTGCCACCAGCATCCGTGCCCTTGCTGCGAGCATCCTTGCTGGTAGGGGACTGAGGCGTCTTCTTGTCGTCGTCACCGGCCATGAGCATGAAACGGACAGCGGCGTCTCAATTCCAGCGGCGATACCGCGCCGCGATCGAGTCCAGGCCCCTCCGACGCAGCTCTGATGCCAATTGTCAGCGGCACTCCGACGATCACCGTCGAGGGCCGCGGGAACACACACGAACTCTCTGTTTTGTGCTGCAAAAGAACAGGCAGCGTTTTTCCCTTGTATTGCTGAATACAAATAGAAGCTAACCAACGACTCCTATACGCACGGCATGCCGCCTTTCGTGAACATGCCATCCCATGTTCAGCTCCATACACCGCGCACACTCTCCTACAGACGCGCTCTGCATGCAACCATGCACTTGAGCTCCTACAGACTCGCTCCACCACCGGTGGGCTTATTCAACAGGCAAcggtaaaaaggaaaaaacggaGACAGCTATGGATTACAGGCAACAATGATGACCAGCTTTATAAGCGGAGGATGTTTCTGAAATCATCAACTCTACTTGTTGGCAATTTCCATGAGTAATTCTGAGAGCTCCCTCGGCTTTGAGAACATGGGCATATGATCAGCTCCCTGCAACCCCATCACTTCGGTGCCGGGGTTCCATGAGGCCATAAGCCGCTGCATCTCCGCCGGTTTCCACTCGTCGTCTTCAGCCACGACATACACACGCCTCACTGCGCCATACCTCTCTGCAGTCAGGACGTTCCCCGTCATCGTCTCGTCATTAAGGAACCGTCGTGACGGCCTCACCATGGCAATTGCCAGGGTCAGAtcctgcattgcattgcattccaTCAGAGGAATTGAAGTAGGGACTGTAAATTAAATGAGCAAATTACAGTCAACCATCTCAGCCATTTGATGTAACAATACCTCTGGAGGGCTCAGTTGATACACTCTTCTCGCCATGTACTTTGGTCCGAAGAGAAATGTCTTATCCGGATTCTGGGGATCACCAGTGGTTCCAAGTGTGCAATCCATGAAGAAATCTGGCCCTTTCCCTTGTGACAGCTACAAGTTCGTACAATCATGCATAGTCAGGAAGAAAATGGAAGCTATCTAGTTTACATACGCGAACACTGATTTCCTAGCTACCAGTTGGTACCTGCTTGAAGGCGTATGTCATGGGCTTCCCGGCGGCGGGCATGGTGGCCGTGACGAACACGGCCACGGCGACTTTCTCCGGGTACGTCTCCATGGCCAGCGCGAGGCTCTGCCCGCCGAAGCTGTGGGCGACGAGAACCGCCTTCTCGCCCTCCGGTAGCACGGCCACCACCTCCAGTAGCGGCCGGCTGTACACCTCGAAGGacgccacctcctcgccgcggccaGGGCTGGCGCCGCACCCGGCCATGTCTAGCGCCGTCACGCGGTGGCCGACAGCCTCCAGGGC contains:
- the LOC101760323 gene encoding probable esterase PIR7A, translated to MEGGAKTTQHHFVLIHGVCHGAWCWYRVATALEAVGHRVTALDMAGCGASPGRGEEVASFEVYSRPLLEVVAVLPEGEKAVLVAHSFGGQSLALAMETYPEKVAVAVFVTATMPAAGKPMTYAFKQLSQGKGPDFFMDCTLGTTGDPQNPDKTFLFGPKYMARRVYQLSPPEDLTLAIAMVRPSRRFLNDETMTGNVLTAERYGAVRRVYVVAEDDEWKPAEMQRLMASWNPGTEVMGLQGADHMPMFSKPRELSELLMEIANK